Proteins from one Bacteroides zhangwenhongii genomic window:
- a CDS encoding ATP-binding protein — protein sequence MIYPIGIQNFESLINDGYVYVDKTALVYQMATTGRYYFLSRPRRFGKSLLLSTLEAYLSGKKELFKGLAIEKLEHKWEEHPILHLDLNTAKYDAMDSLNHVLDDSLKKWEEIYGTFPTEVTFALRLKGIVERAYEKTGHRVVILVDEYDKPMLQAIGNETLQAEYRSTLKAFYSVLKTQDRYIKLAFLTGVTKFGKVSVFSDLNNLNDISMDDRYINICGITDGELHEYFDNDVALLGERNGLAKKECYTKLKEQYDGYHFDYKTEGLYNPFSILNTLAKMKFANYWFETGTPSFLVYLMKNSNYQLDKLTEEQVPSDFLNSIDSMSRNPIPVIYQSGYLTIKGYNEEFDIYRLGFPNKEVESGFIKYLIPFYTPVEEEKTGFFITNFIMDIRRGAPESFMQRMQSMFADTDYKITGKMELYFQNAMYLVFKMLGFYTDVERTTSNGRIDIVLKTKDYIYVMELKLDGSADDALRQIEEKGYALPFTKDPRKLYKIGVDFSSETRGLKEWKIIPDADA from the coding sequence ATGATTTACCCCATAGGAATACAGAACTTTGAGAGTCTGATAAATGACGGTTATGTGTATGTGGACAAGACGGCGTTAGTCTATCAAATGGCTACTACCGGACGTTATTATTTTCTTAGCCGTCCCCGACGTTTTGGGAAGAGCTTGCTTCTTTCTACGCTGGAAGCTTATCTGAGTGGTAAAAAGGAACTTTTCAAGGGACTTGCCATCGAGAAGCTGGAACATAAATGGGAAGAACATCCTATTCTTCATCTTGACTTGAATACTGCCAAATATGATGCGATGGATAGCTTGAATCATGTTCTTGATGACAGTCTCAAAAAATGGGAAGAGATATATGGCACCTTTCCTACAGAAGTGACCTTCGCCTTGCGCTTAAAGGGAATCGTAGAACGTGCTTACGAAAAGACTGGTCATCGTGTAGTTATTCTTGTGGATGAATACGATAAGCCTATGTTGCAGGCTATCGGTAATGAGACATTACAGGCGGAATATCGTAGTACGCTGAAAGCTTTCTACTCTGTACTTAAAACACAGGATCGTTATATCAAACTTGCTTTCCTTACAGGTGTGACGAAATTCGGCAAAGTGAGTGTATTCAGTGACTTGAATAACCTGAATGATATCTCTATGGATGACCGCTATATCAATATTTGCGGTATCACAGACGGAGAACTCCACGAATACTTTGATAATGATGTGGCGCTGTTAGGTGAAAGAAACGGGTTGGCAAAGAAGGAATGTTACACGAAACTGAAGGAACAGTACGATGGTTATCATTTTGACTACAAAACCGAAGGACTTTATAATCCTTTCAGCATCCTCAATACTTTAGCTAAAATGAAGTTTGCCAATTATTGGTTTGAAACAGGCACACCTTCATTCCTTGTTTATCTGATGAAGAATTCGAATTACCAGTTGGACAAGCTAACCGAAGAGCAAGTTCCCAGTGACTTTTTGAATAGCATTGATTCCATGTCACGCAATCCTATTCCTGTCATTTATCAGAGCGGATATCTCACGATAAAGGGGTATAATGAAGAATTTGATATCTACCGGTTGGGTTTTCCAAACAAAGAAGTGGAGAGTGGTTTCATTAAATATCTGATACCTTTTTACACACCGGTAGAAGAAGAAAAGACGGGATTTTTCATCACTAACTTTATCATGGATATACGTCGTGGTGCTCCTGAAAGTTTTATGCAGCGAATGCAATCCATGTTTGCCGATACTGACTACAAGATAACGGGGAAGATGGAACTTTATTTTCAAAATGCGATGTATTTGGTGTTTAAAATGTTGGGCTTTTATACCGACGTAGAACGTACCACTAGTAATGGGCGTATAGACATTGTGTTGAAAACCAAAGACTATATTTACGTGATGGAACTGAAACTTGATGGTAGTGCCGACGACGCTTTACGTCAGATAGAGGAGAAGGGTTATGCTCTGCCCTTTACCAAAGACCCCCGCAAGTTATACAAGATAGGCGTTGACTTCTCTTCCGAGACACGAGGTCTTAAAGAGTGGAAAATAATCCCTGATGCTGATGCATAG
- a CDS encoding helix-turn-helix domain-containing protein has protein sequence MTTNSLRNIRILLCLFFCFRMTPFIYAGEFLFTTINASQGLSDNQIRYILQLTDGRMVFTTSGNVNLYDGVHFSYLHRTTEYVYPLNQYNGHYRIYQSGDSLLWIKDTHKLMCIDLYREEYIPDLDAYFKNREIQAPVEDLFVDDSGHIWLLIANELLELNNKTRITLPDKYSGKLQDLNADSTSLYLFYDTGEVSCYHIADQKTVYNIAAYPASEQAEYQNTSLVVKSADGFYQLRNGRKGGLFYFNSHERTWKKLFEQNYTLNTLIITPNGEKAYISCVHGFWMIDLHTGTQKYIPLLKTGNGQIVSTEISTVFQDRQGGLWLGTFNRGLLYHHPSMHKLTHIGRNAFPVSPEEEINIESFAEDKDGNIYLKAHSRIYRLTANEQKSYVLKSAAIPSVSPEILNRLNPNKNHHFRNKVYNTLYTDTRGWTWAGTPDGLELFTSENDSIPRIFYRENGLSNNFIQGIIEDKYRDIWVTTSNGVTRIHINPENKNISFTRFNQLDGALDGEYIKDAVFSSSDGTLYLGGIDGFSIFHPDKDSIHPMLPDPPVFTALRLYGEKVNTGKEYGNRIILSKAAPYTTEIELDYNQNFLTFEFSALNYINHERTYYRYQLEGIDPQWMSTFAGRQGNATVGKGLLQAVYTNLPPGDYTFKVMASDNPLQWNGKVTAIKLTIHAPWWKTSTAYILYAVILLLIAFTGIRLYIYWSRKEMERKHKEEILLLRIRNLIEQNNSLTCGIEETSPDHQQQDTEESAFLAQAIKLVEQNLHVNGYSVEQLSRDLCMERTGLYRKLVTMLDQSPSLFIRNIRLQRAAQLITEGKLSITEIAENTGFSSSSYLSKCFQEMYGCRPSEYAEKAKKST, from the coding sequence ATGACTACCAATAGTTTGAGAAACATACGGATTCTGCTCTGCTTATTTTTCTGTTTCAGGATGACACCGTTCATATATGCCGGTGAATTCCTGTTCACCACCATCAATGCGTCGCAAGGATTGAGTGATAACCAAATACGTTATATCCTCCAATTGACCGACGGAAGAATGGTATTCACCACCAGCGGTAATGTAAATTTATACGACGGTGTACATTTCAGCTATCTTCACCGCACCACGGAATACGTATATCCATTAAACCAATATAACGGGCATTACCGCATTTACCAGAGTGGGGATTCTCTGTTATGGATTAAAGATACTCACAAACTGATGTGCATTGACCTGTACAGAGAGGAATACATTCCTGATTTAGATGCTTACTTTAAGAACAGAGAGATACAAGCCCCCGTAGAAGACCTTTTTGTAGACGATTCAGGACACATCTGGCTACTCATAGCTAACGAATTACTGGAATTAAACAACAAGACCCGTATAACCTTGCCCGACAAGTATTCCGGAAAATTGCAGGACCTGAATGCCGACAGTACCTCCCTATATTTATTCTATGACACAGGCGAAGTGTCCTGTTACCACATAGCCGACCAAAAAACAGTATACAATATAGCCGCTTATCCTGCATCCGAACAAGCTGAATATCAAAATACTTCTCTCGTCGTCAAAAGCGCAGACGGCTTCTATCAACTACGCAACGGGCGTAAAGGCGGTTTATTCTATTTCAATAGCCACGAGCGCACATGGAAAAAACTCTTCGAACAGAACTATACTCTCAACACCCTTATCATTACCCCTAATGGTGAGAAAGCCTATATCAGTTGCGTTCACGGGTTTTGGATGATTGACCTCCACACAGGAACACAAAAATACATCCCCCTATTGAAAACCGGAAACGGACAGATTGTCTCTACCGAAATCAGCACTGTCTTTCAAGACCGACAAGGAGGGTTATGGCTCGGAACTTTCAATCGGGGTTTATTATATCATCACCCGTCCATGCATAAACTGACTCATATAGGTCGCAATGCATTTCCCGTCTCCCCGGAAGAAGAAATCAATATTGAATCTTTCGCCGAAGATAAAGATGGAAATATCTATCTGAAAGCTCATTCCCGAATTTATCGACTGACAGCTAATGAACAAAAATCCTATGTATTAAAGTCAGCAGCTATCCCGTCTGTCTCTCCTGAAATACTGAATCGGTTGAACCCCAACAAGAACCATCATTTCAGAAATAAAGTATACAATACATTATATACCGACACACGCGGCTGGACATGGGCAGGAACTCCTGACGGGCTGGAACTTTTTACCAGCGAAAACGACTCTATCCCACGTATCTTCTATCGTGAAAACGGATTGAGCAATAACTTTATCCAGGGCATTATTGAGGACAAATATCGAGACATCTGGGTAACGACCAGTAACGGTGTCACACGCATCCACATAAATCCGGAGAATAAGAACATCAGTTTCACCCGGTTCAATCAGTTGGACGGTGCTTTGGACGGCGAATACATAAAAGATGCCGTATTCAGTTCTTCCGACGGCACTCTCTATTTGGGTGGTATTGATGGCTTTAGCATATTCCATCCCGACAAGGACTCCATTCATCCGATGCTTCCTGATCCGCCGGTTTTCACAGCCTTACGCTTGTATGGAGAAAAAGTGAATACAGGAAAAGAATATGGCAACCGCATCATCCTGTCCAAGGCTGCTCCTTATACAACCGAAATCGAACTGGACTATAACCAAAACTTCCTGACTTTCGAATTTTCGGCATTGAATTATATCAATCATGAACGCACATACTACCGTTATCAACTGGAAGGTATCGACCCGCAATGGATGAGTACATTTGCAGGAAGACAGGGAAATGCGACTGTGGGGAAAGGTCTTCTTCAAGCTGTTTACACCAATTTACCACCGGGAGATTATACATTCAAAGTCATGGCCTCGGACAATCCTCTTCAGTGGAACGGCAAAGTGACAGCTATAAAATTAACCATCCATGCACCGTGGTGGAAAACAAGCACGGCTTATATCCTGTATGCAGTCATTTTATTACTGATTGCTTTCACCGGTATCCGATTGTATATCTATTGGAGCAGAAAGGAAATGGAACGCAAGCATAAAGAAGAGATTCTATTACTCCGTATCCGCAACCTGATCGAACAAAATAATTCTCTAACCTGTGGCATAGAAGAAACGTCTCCCGACCATCAGCAACAGGACACGGAAGAATCTGCATTTCTGGCACAAGCCATCAAACTGGTGGAACAGAATCTGCACGTCAATGGCTATTCGGTGGAGCAACTAAGCCGCGACCTCTGTATGGAGCGAACGGGATTATACCGCAAACTGGTGACTATGCTCGATCAGTCTCCCAGCCTCTTTATCCGTAACATTCGCCTGCAACGGGCAGCACAACTGATAACAGAGGGCAAGCTAAGTATTACAGAAATTGCGGAAAACACAGGTTTTAGCAGTTCCAGTTATTTAAGCAAATGTTTTCAGGAAATGTATGGATGCCGCCCGTCAGAATATGCCGAAAAAGCGAAGAAATCAACGTGA
- a CDS encoding glycoside hydrolase family 31 protein, with the protein MKMNLIRKAGFLLVCATMVAAGNGTAQNVQRTSQGIKCATQGMDVNVEFYSPSIVRVYKTPSQKSCNKESLVIVKTPESTPVSFGEKGKNVTLSSRLIQVEVNPETGGIHFFDSSGQRLLTDKDYGTQFTPFNDAGVPSFNVRQAFLLDKDEVIYGLGQQQTGKVNQRNQKLLLRNQNMSICIPFIHSVKGYALYWDNYSPTTFLDNPQEMSFDSEVGDCADYYFIYGGNADGVIAGVRELTGQAPLYPLWTLGFWQCRERYKSPDELCEVVDKYRELKVPLDGIIQDWQYWGCNENWNSMKFQNPRYINKMGDPEYMKFLPNGEDRNANYGTPRIKSPKEMIDYVHKQNAHIMISVWASFGPWTEMYQKMDSLKALLHFETWPPKAGVKPYDPFNPTARDMYWAEMKKNIFDLGMDGWWLDSTEPDHLEIKDKDFDTPTYLGSFRRVHNAFPLMSNKGVYEHQRATTSDKRVFLLTRSSFLGQQRYASHSWSGDVVSTWEVMKKQLAAGLNYSLCGIPYWNTDLGGFFAWKYNNNVHNIAYHELHVRWYQWGAFQPIMRSHNSSPVAVEIYQFGKKGDWAYDALEKYTHLRYRLLPYLYSTSWEVTNKAGSIIRPLMMDFPKDKKVLEMDTEYMFGRNFLVRPVTDSLYTWQDDKQNGYQKNMNKIGKTDVYLPAGAQWIDFWTGKSLKGGQTIQREVPIDIMPVYVRAGSILPWGPAVQYSTEKKWDNLTLRVYPGADAEFTLYEDEFDNYNYEKGAYTTIAMKWNDKDRTLTINDRQGNYKGMLKNRKFNIIIVEPGKGCGDGDATTFDQSVSYRGKRVDLKL; encoded by the coding sequence ATGAAAATGAATCTTATTAGAAAAGCCGGTTTCTTGCTTGTATGTGCAACAATGGTTGCAGCAGGCAATGGTACAGCACAAAATGTACAGCGTACCTCACAAGGCATCAAGTGTGCCACACAGGGGATGGATGTCAACGTAGAGTTTTATTCACCCTCCATTGTCAGGGTTTATAAGACGCCCAGTCAGAAATCTTGCAATAAAGAAAGTCTGGTCATTGTCAAAACGCCCGAGTCGACTCCTGTTTCTTTCGGTGAAAAGGGGAAAAATGTGACATTAAGCAGCCGTCTTATCCAAGTGGAAGTGAACCCGGAGACTGGTGGTATCCATTTTTTCGATTCGTCCGGCCAACGTCTGTTGACGGACAAGGATTACGGAACACAATTCACTCCTTTCAATGATGCAGGTGTTCCGTCTTTCAATGTCCGCCAGGCTTTTTTGCTGGATAAAGACGAAGTAATCTACGGATTGGGACAGCAGCAGACGGGTAAAGTGAACCAACGTAACCAGAAACTACTCCTCCGCAATCAAAATATGAGTATCTGTATTCCGTTTATTCATTCCGTCAAAGGATATGCCCTTTATTGGGATAATTACTCTCCTACTACTTTCCTCGACAATCCGCAAGAGATGTCGTTCGACTCGGAAGTAGGCGATTGCGCTGATTATTATTTCATTTACGGTGGCAATGCAGACGGTGTAATAGCCGGAGTGCGCGAGCTGACCGGTCAGGCCCCGCTCTATCCGCTCTGGACACTGGGATTCTGGCAATGCCGCGAACGCTATAAAAGTCCGGACGAACTCTGCGAAGTAGTAGACAAGTACCGTGAACTGAAAGTACCTCTGGACGGTATCATCCAAGACTGGCAATATTGGGGATGCAACGAAAACTGGAACTCGATGAAATTCCAAAACCCACGCTATATCAACAAAATGGGTGATCCGGAATACATGAAATTCCTCCCGAACGGAGAAGACAGAAATGCTAATTATGGAACGCCACGCATCAAAAGTCCGAAAGAAATGATCGACTATGTACATAAACAGAATGCACATATCATGATTTCAGTATGGGCCTCGTTCGGTCCGTGGACAGAGATGTACCAGAAAATGGATAGCCTGAAAGCATTGCTTCACTTCGAGACATGGCCTCCCAAAGCCGGAGTAAAACCTTACGACCCGTTCAATCCGACAGCACGCGATATGTATTGGGCAGAAATGAAAAAGAATATCTTCGATCTCGGAATGGATGGCTGGTGGCTCGACTCTACCGAGCCGGATCATCTGGAAATCAAGGACAAAGATTTCGATACCCCCACTTATCTGGGTTCATTCCGCAGAGTGCACAACGCTTTTCCTTTGATGTCCAACAAAGGTGTATACGAACATCAACGTGCTACCACTTCCGACAAGCGAGTATTCCTGCTCACACGTTCGTCTTTCCTGGGACAACAACGTTATGCATCACATTCATGGAGCGGTGATGTAGTCTCTACCTGGGAAGTGATGAAAAAACAATTGGCGGCAGGACTGAATTACTCACTATGCGGCATACCATACTGGAATACCGACCTAGGCGGCTTCTTCGCATGGAAATATAACAATAATGTACACAATATCGCTTATCATGAATTGCACGTGCGCTGGTATCAGTGGGGAGCATTCCAGCCGATCATGCGTTCACACAATTCCAGTCCGGTAGCTGTGGAAATATACCAGTTCGGCAAGAAAGGAGACTGGGCGTATGACGCACTCGAAAAATATACTCACCTGCGCTATCGCCTTTTGCCCTATCTCTACAGCACTTCATGGGAAGTTACCAACAAAGCGGGCAGCATCATCCGACCACTCATGATGGATTTTCCTAAAGATAAGAAAGTACTTGAGATGGATACAGAGTATATGTTTGGCCGTAATTTCCTTGTCCGCCCCGTAACTGATTCGCTTTATACATGGCAGGACGACAAACAGAACGGCTACCAGAAGAATATGAATAAGATAGGAAAGACAGATGTTTATCTACCCGCAGGTGCCCAATGGATTGATTTCTGGACCGGAAAAAGCCTGAAAGGCGGACAAACCATCCAGCGTGAAGTGCCTATCGACATCATGCCGGTCTATGTCCGTGCAGGTTCTATCCTACCCTGGGGACCGGCTGTACAATATTCCACCGAAAAGAAATGGGATAATCTGACACTTCGCGTTTATCCGGGTGCCGACGCTGAATTTACTCTTTACGAAGATGAGTTCGACAACTACAATTACGAAAAGGGAGCATACACTACCATTGCCATGAAATGGAATGATAAAGACCGCACCCTGACGATTAACGACCGGCAAGGTAACTACAAAGGAATGCTGAAGAATCGTAAATTCAATATTATCATTGTAGAACCGGGAAAAGGTTGTGGTGACGGTGATGCTACGACATTCGATCAATCTGTTTCTTATAGGGGAAAGAGAGTAGACTTAAAATTATAA
- a CDS encoding glycoside hydrolase family 43 protein, protein MIRLLLLIVVGIGAFPPISIQAQKNTSFIPGQVWKDTDGNPINAHGGGLLYHNGTYYWYGEYKKGKTILPDWATWECYRTDVTGVGCYSSKDLLNWKFEGIVLPAVKDDPNHDLHPSKVLERPKVVYNKKTGKFVMWAHVESADYSKACAGVAVSDSPVGPFVYQGSFRPNNAMSRDQTVFVDDDGRAYQFYSSENNETMYISLLTDDYLKPSGRFTRNFVKESREAPAVFKYNGKYYMLSSGCTGWDPNIAEIAVADSIMGTWKTIGNPCTGPDADKTFYAQSTYVQPVVGKKDAYIAMFDRWKKKDLEDSRYVWLPVLVKDGKITIPWHEKWNLSIFDK, encoded by the coding sequence ATGATTAGATTATTATTGCTGATTGTAGTTGGTATAGGAGCTTTCCCTCCGATATCAATACAGGCTCAAAAGAATACGAGTTTTATCCCCGGACAAGTTTGGAAAGATACGGACGGGAATCCGATCAATGCCCATGGTGGTGGACTTCTATATCATAACGGCACTTACTATTGGTATGGCGAATACAAGAAAGGGAAAACCATTTTGCCTGACTGGGCTACGTGGGAGTGTTATCGTACGGATGTGACCGGAGTAGGTTGTTACTCTTCTAAAGACTTGCTGAATTGGAAATTTGAGGGTATTGTACTTCCGGCAGTTAAAGACGATCCGAATCATGACCTGCATCCCTCCAAAGTATTGGAACGTCCGAAAGTGGTTTATAATAAGAAAACGGGCAAATTTGTAATGTGGGCCCATGTGGAAAGTGCTGATTACAGTAAGGCTTGTGCCGGAGTGGCAGTTTCCGATTCTCCTGTCGGTCCGTTCGTTTATCAGGGAAGTTTTCGTCCGAACAATGCGATGAGCCGCGATCAGACTGTTTTTGTGGATGATGACGGACGTGCTTATCAGTTTTATTCTTCAGAAAATAATGAAACGATGTATATCAGCCTTCTGACTGATGATTATCTGAAACCGAGCGGACGTTTTACACGCAATTTCGTAAAAGAATCGAGAGAGGCTCCGGCAGTATTTAAATATAATGGTAAATATTATATGTTAAGCTCCGGTTGTACTGGCTGGGATCCTAATATAGCCGAGATCGCAGTAGCCGATTCGATTATGGGAACATGGAAGACAATCGGAAACCCTTGTACGGGACCGGATGCGGATAAAACGTTTTATGCCCAGAGTACTTATGTCCAGCCCGTTGTCGGAAAGAAGGATGCATATATTGCCATGTTCGACCGTTGGAAGAAGAAGGATTTGGAAGATTCCCGTTATGTATGGCTGCCTGTGTTGGTAAAAGATGGGAAAATAACTATCCCTTGGCATGAAAAATGGAACCTTTCTATCTTTGACAAATAA
- a CDS encoding DUF2264 domain-containing protein, with translation MNLNRHYLLPLLIAMLLIPAQDLSAKKKKQVKEPTDRELWAGVLYRMAEPVLSNMSEGKLQQNMLVELSPTWDGRNKNVTYMECFGRLMAGLAPWISLPDDDTVEGAQRKQLCEWALKSYVQAVDPESPDYLLWRKEGQTLVDAAYIAESFIRGYDALWVPLDSITKQRYITEFTQLRRVDPPYTNWLLFSATVESFLRKAGAASDTYRIASALRKVEEWYVGDGWYSDGKDFAFDYYNSFVLHPMYIEPLEIMTNAGKNKVWNMPDCDYKRAVKRMQRFGIILERFVSPEGTLPVFGRSITYRTGTLQPLALLAWREWLPEELSNGQVRAAMTAVIKRMFGDDRNFNEKGFLTLGFNGKQPNISDWYTNNGSLYMASLAFLPLGLPASHPFWTSPAEDWTSKKAWEGKDFPKDHAVH, from the coding sequence ATGAATTTGAATAGACATTACTTACTACCGTTGCTGATAGCAATGTTGTTGATCCCTGCACAGGATCTGTCTGCGAAAAAGAAAAAACAAGTAAAAGAACCGACCGACCGCGAACTGTGGGCGGGAGTATTATATCGAATGGCTGAACCCGTGCTTAGTAATATGAGTGAGGGCAAGTTGCAACAGAACATGTTGGTAGAGTTGAGTCCGACATGGGATGGACGAAATAAGAATGTCACTTATATGGAGTGCTTCGGGCGTTTGATGGCAGGACTGGCTCCCTGGATTTCATTACCGGATGATGATACAGTGGAGGGAGCTCAACGTAAACAGTTGTGCGAATGGGCGTTAAAGAGTTATGTGCAGGCTGTAGATCCGGAAAGTCCCGATTATTTGTTATGGAGAAAAGAGGGGCAGACGTTGGTGGATGCAGCCTATATTGCAGAAAGTTTCATAAGAGGATATGATGCCTTGTGGGTTCCGCTGGACAGTATCACAAAACAGCGTTATATTACTGAATTTACACAGCTTCGCCGAGTAGATCCTCCTTATACTAATTGGTTGCTTTTTTCTGCTACGGTAGAATCTTTCTTGCGTAAGGCTGGTGCAGCTAGTGATACTTATCGCATTGCTTCGGCCCTGCGTAAAGTGGAGGAATGGTATGTCGGTGATGGCTGGTATTCGGATGGTAAGGATTTTGCTTTCGACTATTACAATAGTTTTGTGCTCCATCCTATGTATATAGAACCGTTGGAGATTATGACAAATGCCGGCAAGAATAAAGTGTGGAATATGCCGGACTGTGATTATAAACGTGCAGTCAAACGAATGCAGCGTTTCGGAATTATTCTGGAACGGTTTGTTTCTCCGGAAGGGACTCTCCCTGTATTCGGTCGTTCTATCACTTATCGTACGGGAACTTTGCAACCACTGGCGTTGCTGGCATGGAGAGAGTGGCTTCCTGAAGAATTATCGAACGGACAAGTACGTGCAGCTATGACGGCGGTTATTAAACGGATGTTCGGTGATGACCGTAACTTTAATGAAAAAGGGTTTCTGACTTTAGGATTCAATGGTAAACAGCCGAATATATCAGATTGGTATACTAATAATGGCAGTTTATATATGGCGTCACTCGCTTTTCTTCCGCTGGGGCTTCCCGCCAGTCACCCGTTTTGGACATCACCTGCTGAGGATTGGACAAGTAAGAAAGCCTGGGAAGGAAAAGACTTTCCGAAAGATCATGCCGTTCATTAA
- a CDS encoding alpha-l-rhamnosidase, whose product MKRILLLLCGIMLVPVIACSQHLVEVGKGYSCTSINTTVFRNNSLVTHGDEQYISYYDNDGYLVLGKRKLDSEQWTLHRTQYQGNVKDAHNIISMMIDGEGYIHVSFDHHGHPLNYCRSIAPGSLELGDKMPMTGVDEGNVTYPEFYPLSGGDLLFVYRSGSSGRGNLVMNRYSLKEHKWTRVQDILIDGENKRNAYWQLYVDEKGTIHLSWVWRETWHVETNHDICYARSFDNGVTWYKTSGERYELPIKLSNAEYACRLPQNCELINQTSMSADAGGNPYIATYWREPDSDVPQYRIVWNDGKMWHQRQITDRRTPFTLKGGGTKMIPIARPRIVVEGGEVFYIFRDEERGSRVSMAHTTDVGTSKWTITDLTDFSVDAWEPSHDTELWKKQRKLHLFVQHTRQGDGERTAEIEPQMIYVLETNMDTNK is encoded by the coding sequence ATGAAACGGATACTGCTACTACTTTGCGGAATAATGCTTGTCCCTGTTATTGCCTGTTCCCAGCATCTGGTTGAAGTGGGAAAGGGGTATAGCTGTACTTCGATCAATACGACGGTCTTTCGGAATAATTCGCTGGTTACACACGGTGATGAACAATATATCAGTTATTACGATAACGATGGCTATCTGGTACTTGGAAAGCGGAAACTGGATTCGGAACAATGGACATTACATCGCACCCAATATCAGGGAAATGTGAAGGATGCTCATAATATAATTAGTATGATGATAGATGGAGAAGGATACATACACGTATCTTTTGACCATCACGGACATCCATTGAATTATTGCCGGAGCATTGCTCCCGGTTCTTTGGAACTGGGGGATAAAATGCCTATGACCGGAGTTGACGAAGGAAATGTCACCTATCCGGAGTTCTATCCTTTATCCGGAGGAGATTTATTGTTTGTTTACCGCTCCGGTTCTTCGGGTCGTGGAAATCTGGTAATGAACCGTTATTCGCTGAAAGAACATAAATGGACTCGTGTGCAGGATATATTGATCGACGGGGAAAATAAACGGAATGCCTATTGGCAGTTATATGTTGATGAGAAAGGGACGATTCATCTTTCATGGGTATGGCGCGAGACTTGGCATGTGGAAACAAACCATGATATTTGTTATGCCCGTTCTTTTGATAATGGGGTAACTTGGTATAAGACGAGTGGAGAACGATATGAACTCCCGATCAAATTGTCCAATGCGGAGTATGCCTGTCGGTTACCTCAAAACTGTGAGTTGATAAATCAGACGAGTATGAGTGCCGATGCGGGAGGAAATCCGTATATAGCTACTTATTGGCGGGAACCCGATAGTGATGTTCCTCAATACCGCATCGTCTGGAATGATGGGAAGATGTGGCATCAACGGCAGATAACCGATCGCCGGACACCTTTTACCTTGAAGGGCGGAGGTACGAAAATGATCCCTATTGCCCGTCCGCGTATTGTGGTAGAAGGTGGAGAAGTCTTTTATATTTTCCGTGATGAGGAACGAGGAAGCCGTGTGTCGATGGCACATACGACTGATGTGGGTACCAGTAAGTGGACGATAACGGATCTGACGGATTTTTCGGTGGATGCCTGGGAACCCTCTCATGATACGGAACTTTGGAAAAAGCAGCGGAAACTGCATCTCTTTGTACAACACACCCGTCAGGGAGACGGTGAACGCACAGCGGAAATTGAGCCTCAAATGATATATGTATTGGAAACGAATATGGATACAAATAAATAA